A stretch of the Engraulis encrasicolus isolate BLACKSEA-1 chromosome 19, IST_EnEncr_1.0, whole genome shotgun sequence genome encodes the following:
- the LOC134435597 gene encoding tumor necrosis factor alpha-induced protein 2-like isoform X1: protein MRALKSPNAVSPKVVSQALQAARAKISNPFSKVGNPLGKFMPSVPSAFRRNSKTPSVGTADTPESPDASCAEGLVVTPPTFQEWLSRRSFSEASRLLIGREERLYGRGQHKEDGLQENQEEELEEEEAGLRQDYETLLEEIKKVIGSSLFVTNQSEKDALTEAVLAMQQEEEQDLRWAGPSWQNATGCPDWRPLRVRHAHDTLLEEIVKRRVQEVGLCEGGGSSIQRDLLGLGRRIRTDLLQVCREVRGCYPGDMGVVRMYACLYHQAFSAHLRSLTEFTLDHQDNTHLLSWVLRHYPSILQEEELASELDADCLEPLLPADVIGALVEQYTQEREAMLQSCLERILKREEQSWRAGTTEIIDGCHFSPLAIDTIQFVDDTLKSAQVVLGEKTQMHRLLSLLPAFLTRYQEVMEGVMRQEAAQRRAVVMANLSCLRMFSEYLTAEKSLPEDVRSNCVALVTSMIDSCHSHLTDSIQLSLKETYRKLWVPSWLQKSERVRQQLTDQLHTHLLPLQAVEQTSRQALLSHLHECVCVSYVRRMLKKKCRLKDRKQQEAAADACCLDNKTLHTLFTQAGCDLGWRNDILPALGELLRLQDPSSISLELLTTTTKLPDMSMEHLSALLHLKSNLSEKDIKNIKRTFAELMEAHTAHTHTPTRVFFSKVDLKK from the exons ATGCGCGCTCTGAAGTCACCGAATGCCGTTAGTCCGAAAGTCGTCAGCCAGGCGCTACAGGCGGCCCGTGCCAAAATCTCCAACCCATTCAGCAAGGTCGGGAACCCGCTGGGCAAATTCATGCCCAGTGTCCCCTCCGCCTTTCGGAGGAACTCCAAGACGCCGTCGGTGGGGACCGCGGACACCCCGGAGTCTCCAGACGCGAGCTGCGCAGAAG gGCTGGTGGTAACCCCACCCACTTTCCAGGAGTGGCTGAGTAGGCGGAGCTTCTCTGAGGCCAGCCGGCTGCTGATTGGGCGAGAGGAGCGTCTGTATGGGAGGGGCCAGCACAAGGAGGACGGACTACAAGAAAATCAGGAGGAGGagctg gaggaggaggaggcgggactAAGGCAGGACTACGAGACACTATTGGAGGAGATCAAGAAGGTAATTGGCTCCTCCCTCTTCGTAACGAACCAATCGGAGAAGGATGCGCTGACAGAGGCGGTGCTAGCcatgcagcaggaggaggagcaagacctGAGATGGGCAGGGCCGAGTTGGCAGAACG CCACGGGGTGTCCTGATTGGAGGCCCCTGCGTGTCAGACACGCCCACGACACTCTATTGGAGGAGATTGTGAAGAGGCGTGTCCAGGAAGTGGGGCTTTGCGAAGGGGGCGGGTCGTCTATCCAGAGAGATCTGCTTGGTCTTGGCCGGCGAATCAGAACAGACCTGCTTCAG GTGTGTCGAGAGGTGAGGGGGTGTTACCCTGGAGATATGGGCGTGGTCAGGATGTATGCCTGCCTCTACCACCAGGCCTTTAGTGCCCACCTGCGCAGCCTGACGGAATTCACCTTAGATCACCAGGACAACACACACCTACTCAGCTGGGTGCTCCGACACTACCCCAG tatcctCCAGGAGGAAGAGTTGGCCTCAGAGCTGGATGCTGATTGCTTGGAGCCGCTACTGCCAGCAGATGTGATTGGAGCACTAGTAGAACagtacacacaggagagagag GCGATGCTTCAGAGCTGCTTAGAGAGGATCCTGAAGAGGGAGGAGCAAAGCTGGAGGGCGGGGACTACAGAGATAATTGACGGCTGTCACTTTAGTCCTCTGGCCATCGACACCATCCAg tttgtGGATGACACTCTGAAGTCTGCTCAAGTTGTCCTGGGAGAgaagacacaaatgcacagatTACTGTCACTGCTACCTGCCTTcctcaccag GTACCAGGAAGTGATGGAAGGTGTTATGAGGCAGGAAGCAGCACAACGCAGAGCTGTCGTCATGGCGAACCTCAGCTGTCTCAGAATGTTCAG tgagtattTAACAGCGGAGAAGTCATTGCCTGAGGATGTGCGTAGCAACTGTGTTGCCCTGGTAACCAGCATGAttgacagctgccacagccactTAACTGACAGCATCCAGCTGAGTCTGAAG gagACCTATCGTAAGCTGTGGGTTCCCAGTTGGCTGCAGAAGAGTGAGAGAGTTCGCCAGCAGCTCACAGATCAACTCCACACACACCTGCTACCCTTACAGGCAGTAGAACAAACCAGcagacag GCGTTGCTATCACATcttcacgagtgtgtgtgtgtgtcgtacgtgCGGCGCATGCTGAAGAAGAAGTGTCGTCTGAAGGACAGGAAGCAGCAGGAGGCGGCGGCTGATGCGTGTTGTCTTGacaacaagacattacacacactcttcacacaggcc GGCTGTGATTTGGGATGGCGTAATGACATTCTCCCAGCACTAGGGGAGCTGTTGAGACTTCAGGACCCAAGCAGCATCTCACTGGAGCTTCTGACGACTACTACTAAACTGCCTGACATgag tatggagCATCTGTCTGCTCTGCTGCATTTGAAGTCCAACCTGTCGGAGAAAGACATCAAGAACATCAAGAGGACCTTCGCCGAGCTCATGGAGgcccacactgcacacacacacacacctacacgagTTTTCTTCAGCAAAGTTGATCTAAAAAAATGA
- the LOC134435597 gene encoding tumor necrosis factor alpha-induced protein 2-like isoform X2, whose protein sequence is MRALKSPNAVSPKVVSQALQAARAKISNPFSKVGNPLGKFMPSVPSAFRRNSKTPSVGTADTPESPDASCAEGLVVTPPTFQEWLSRRSFSEASRLLIGREERLYGRGQHKEDGLQENQEEELEEEAGLRQDYETLLEEIKKVIGSSLFVTNQSEKDALTEAVLAMQQEEEQDLRWAGPSWQNATGCPDWRPLRVRHAHDTLLEEIVKRRVQEVGLCEGGGSSIQRDLLGLGRRIRTDLLQVCREVRGCYPGDMGVVRMYACLYHQAFSAHLRSLTEFTLDHQDNTHLLSWVLRHYPSILQEEELASELDADCLEPLLPADVIGALVEQYTQEREAMLQSCLERILKREEQSWRAGTTEIIDGCHFSPLAIDTIQFVDDTLKSAQVVLGEKTQMHRLLSLLPAFLTRYQEVMEGVMRQEAAQRRAVVMANLSCLRMFSEYLTAEKSLPEDVRSNCVALVTSMIDSCHSHLTDSIQLSLKETYRKLWVPSWLQKSERVRQQLTDQLHTHLLPLQAVEQTSRQALLSHLHECVCVSYVRRMLKKKCRLKDRKQQEAAADACCLDNKTLHTLFTQAGCDLGWRNDILPALGELLRLQDPSSISLELLTTTTKLPDMSMEHLSALLHLKSNLSEKDIKNIKRTFAELMEAHTAHTHTPTRVFFSKVDLKK, encoded by the exons ATGCGCGCTCTGAAGTCACCGAATGCCGTTAGTCCGAAAGTCGTCAGCCAGGCGCTACAGGCGGCCCGTGCCAAAATCTCCAACCCATTCAGCAAGGTCGGGAACCCGCTGGGCAAATTCATGCCCAGTGTCCCCTCCGCCTTTCGGAGGAACTCCAAGACGCCGTCGGTGGGGACCGCGGACACCCCGGAGTCTCCAGACGCGAGCTGCGCAGAAG gGCTGGTGGTAACCCCACCCACTTTCCAGGAGTGGCTGAGTAGGCGGAGCTTCTCTGAGGCCAGCCGGCTGCTGATTGGGCGAGAGGAGCGTCTGTATGGGAGGGGCCAGCACAAGGAGGACGGACTACAAGAAAATCAGGAGGAGGagctg gaggaggaggcgggactAAGGCAGGACTACGAGACACTATTGGAGGAGATCAAGAAGGTAATTGGCTCCTCCCTCTTCGTAACGAACCAATCGGAGAAGGATGCGCTGACAGAGGCGGTGCTAGCcatgcagcaggaggaggagcaagacctGAGATGGGCAGGGCCGAGTTGGCAGAACG CCACGGGGTGTCCTGATTGGAGGCCCCTGCGTGTCAGACACGCCCACGACACTCTATTGGAGGAGATTGTGAAGAGGCGTGTCCAGGAAGTGGGGCTTTGCGAAGGGGGCGGGTCGTCTATCCAGAGAGATCTGCTTGGTCTTGGCCGGCGAATCAGAACAGACCTGCTTCAG GTGTGTCGAGAGGTGAGGGGGTGTTACCCTGGAGATATGGGCGTGGTCAGGATGTATGCCTGCCTCTACCACCAGGCCTTTAGTGCCCACCTGCGCAGCCTGACGGAATTCACCTTAGATCACCAGGACAACACACACCTACTCAGCTGGGTGCTCCGACACTACCCCAG tatcctCCAGGAGGAAGAGTTGGCCTCAGAGCTGGATGCTGATTGCTTGGAGCCGCTACTGCCAGCAGATGTGATTGGAGCACTAGTAGAACagtacacacaggagagagag GCGATGCTTCAGAGCTGCTTAGAGAGGATCCTGAAGAGGGAGGAGCAAAGCTGGAGGGCGGGGACTACAGAGATAATTGACGGCTGTCACTTTAGTCCTCTGGCCATCGACACCATCCAg tttgtGGATGACACTCTGAAGTCTGCTCAAGTTGTCCTGGGAGAgaagacacaaatgcacagatTACTGTCACTGCTACCTGCCTTcctcaccag GTACCAGGAAGTGATGGAAGGTGTTATGAGGCAGGAAGCAGCACAACGCAGAGCTGTCGTCATGGCGAACCTCAGCTGTCTCAGAATGTTCAG tgagtattTAACAGCGGAGAAGTCATTGCCTGAGGATGTGCGTAGCAACTGTGTTGCCCTGGTAACCAGCATGAttgacagctgccacagccactTAACTGACAGCATCCAGCTGAGTCTGAAG gagACCTATCGTAAGCTGTGGGTTCCCAGTTGGCTGCAGAAGAGTGAGAGAGTTCGCCAGCAGCTCACAGATCAACTCCACACACACCTGCTACCCTTACAGGCAGTAGAACAAACCAGcagacag GCGTTGCTATCACATcttcacgagtgtgtgtgtgtgtcgtacgtgCGGCGCATGCTGAAGAAGAAGTGTCGTCTGAAGGACAGGAAGCAGCAGGAGGCGGCGGCTGATGCGTGTTGTCTTGacaacaagacattacacacactcttcacacaggcc GGCTGTGATTTGGGATGGCGTAATGACATTCTCCCAGCACTAGGGGAGCTGTTGAGACTTCAGGACCCAAGCAGCATCTCACTGGAGCTTCTGACGACTACTACTAAACTGCCTGACATgag tatggagCATCTGTCTGCTCTGCTGCATTTGAAGTCCAACCTGTCGGAGAAAGACATCAAGAACATCAAGAGGACCTTCGCCGAGCTCATGGAGgcccacactgcacacacacacacacctacacgagTTTTCTTCAGCAAAGTTGATCTAAAAAAATGA